GAATTTCTCAGTCGCAAGTTTGGTGGTCAAAATGTGACTATTGTTGGTGCTAACCAAGCTAGTTTGAGTGGTGTTACCGTTACTAATACCAATCCTCGTGGTTATGGACTATGGATTGAATCCAGTAACATTGTAGTTCGGGAAAGTACCTTTACTAATAATACCCAAGACGGAATTGCGATCGCTGGTGATGGCACACCCAGTATTAGTAAAAATGTTTTTGTTCGCAATGGTGCTAATGGCATAACTATTTCTGGGAATGCTCGCCCCGAAATCAGGGAAAATATCTTTCAAGAAACTGGTTTTGGGATTAATATTGCCCAAAATGCGTCTCCGGTGGTGGTAGCTAACCAAATTCAGAATAACAGATCAGGGATTATTATCCAAGCCAATGCTACACCGATGTTAAGGAATAATTTTATTCAAAATAACAGAGAAGATGGTCTAGTTGTAATTGCCCAAGCTAAACCAGATTTAGGTAGTAGTTATGACCCAGGCAAGAATATCTTTCGCAATAATGGTCGTCTTGACATCAATGCCAAAGCTGCTAAATTGGTAATTTCTGCGGCTGGAAATAATTTGGTTAGCGATCGCATCAGCGGTAATGTGGATTTGAAAGGTACAACCGCATCTACAGACAGAATTTCTGGTACTAATCCTTCACTAACACCAAGTTCAGTCCGCAAACCTATCACTTTTACTCCCTCTCAAAGAACGGTAACACCCTTAAAAGTTCAACCTGTTGCCAATCCCAATCAATTACCATCATTACCCAATAATTTAGCGGATTCCCCTCGGTTTAATTATACCCAACTTGATTCGGGCGCTATTGAATTTGTCGCCCCTCAAGCAGCTATTGTATCAAACCCC
The DNA window shown above is from Anabaena sp. WA102 and carries:
- a CDS encoding DUF1565 domain-containing protein, producing the protein MTSVSSVFAQVPTVGEQILQGEKTISQINQSFVNPSTGNDKTGNGSISAPWRTISQALEASPSNSVIILSSGTYSAQSGEVFPLILKPGIAIQGNINNKGQTVTITGGGEFLSRKFGGQNVTIVGANQASLSGVTVTNTNPRGYGLWIESSNIVVRESTFTNNTQDGIAIAGDGTPSISKNVFVRNGANGITISGNARPEIRENIFQETGFGINIAQNASPVVVANQIQNNRSGIIIQANATPMLRNNFIQNNREDGLVVIAQAKPDLGSSYDPGKNIFRNNGRLDINAKAAKLVISAAGNNLVSDRISGNVDLKGTTASTDRISGTNPSLTPSSVRKPITFTPSQRTVTPLKVQPVANPNQLPSLPNNLADSPRFNYTQLDSGAIEFVAPQAAIVSNPEMSTATGQNVSYRVLVMVANKQQENLVVSLVNDAFPKVWQGRRVMQVGIFNSQESAAKAVNLFNSKGLKSVVETVK